The region CAGGTAAACCTTCAGCTTTAGTTGACTGGAATAACAATTATTTAGAAAATGAGGTTATGCTCTTCCACTGCGGAAATTTTCCGCCATCTCTGTATGAATCTGTAGAAATACGTTATGCAGATGTCATAGGAACTACTGTTGGAAACCAAAACGCATACGGAGCCTGTGCTGGAAAGATAAAAAGTGGTCCTTTTACATTTCTCAGATTATCAACTGAAGACATAAATGGTTCTGTAAAAGGTTATGTTGGTGAGGGTGAAATATTATCACAAAATCCAAAAACTTTTGGCTCAAGAGGTATTGCAAAGATATCTAATTTAGACGGGCTCATGAACTATATATGCCTTGAAGGATTCGAACACCACGTGGCAATTAACTTGTCCCGAATAGCAAAATCAATCAAAGAAGCTCTTGAAAGATACATGGACATAAAGATCTATTTGCACAAATAGATACAATTCTAAAAAAGACAGAAACTGGATATCTTTTTCCTTTTTATTACAGTTTAGTTCAAACAAAATTTTCTGTAGACAGCAGAGGGTTGTTTGTATTAAAATAACAGTTGAACAGTTGTTCAACTATCGGAGTGATGATATGAGGAAAAACAAAAATACATGTTCTATAGAGAAAATTCACAACAAAACCGTTAAGAGTGTTTTAGAAAAACTGGAAGATGAAGAAACAGTCTATAACATGGCTACGCTCTTCTCCACCTTCTCAGATTCAACTCGTCTGAAAATTCTACTGTGCCTTTCAAGGGCAAAATTATGCAGTTGTGACATTTCAGCAGCGGTGAATATATCCAAATCAGCAACTTCTCATCAAATGAGAATTTTGAAGATGACAAAACTCGTAAAAGCAGAAAGAAAGGGTAAGCAAATATTCTATTCGCTTTCCGATGAGCATGTCAGTATACTTCTTCAAGCTGCACTTGAACATGTAAAGGAGGGAAAAAAGTGAAAAAGCGCTATGAAATAAAAAATCTTCACTGCCCTGATTGTGCAGCAAAAATTGAAAACGCACTAAAAAATTCGGAGGGAGTTAAGAAAGCAACCCTGAATTTTTCTCTTGGAACTCTTGATATTGAATGTGAGGAATTTGTTGATGTGAAAAAAATAATAAAATCTGTTGAGGAAAACGTGGAAATATCCGATGAAAAGAATCACAACAAGCACAAACAACTTACATTTATAATACTTTCTTCAGCCCTACTTGTGCTCTCTCTAATAACCGGAATATGGTATTTTGCAATTGTTTCTTATTTGATAAGTGGTGCAGATGTCATAAAAAAATCTATTTCAAATATTAGAAAAAGGTCGTTCCTTGATGAAAACTTTCTGATGAGTGTGGCAACAATAGGCGCTATTTTGCTGAAAGAATTTCCTGAAGCCGCCGCGGTTATGGTTTTTTATAAAACAGGTGAGTATTTCCAGGACCTGGCAGTAGATAAATCGAGAAAATCTATAAAATCTCTGATTGAATCTACACCGAAACACGCCTGGTTGGTAAGTGGCTCACAGCTACTTGAAACAGATCCTCAAAAACTTGAGCCCGGGCAAATTGTTCTGGTAAAACCCGGGGAAAAAGTGCCTGCCGATGGAATAGTTGTTGAGGGAGATGCTTACATAGATAGTTCACCAATTACAGGTGAATTTATTCCAAGACATGTTGCTATTTCGGATAGCGTTCTTGCAGGAACTATAGTGAGGGAAAGTTCTTTGAAAATTAAAGTTACAAAGAAATACTCTGATTCATCTATGGCAAATATATTGAAATTAGTTGAAAGTGCTTCAGAAAGAAAAGCAAAGACAGAAAGATTCATTACAACTTTTGCGCGATATTACACGCCTGCGGTAGTAATAACAGCTGCGCTGATATCTTTCCTGATCCCTGTAATACTGAATGAATCTTTCAACCAATGGATTTACCGTGGATTAATACTCCTTGTAATATCGTGCCCATGCGCTCTTGTACTTGCAATCCCATTAACATATTTTGCCGGTATTGGAAAATCTTCAAAACGAGGAATTTTGATAAAGGGAGCAAGTTATCTTGATACTCTGGCCAATATCAAAAACATTGTGTTTGATAAAACAGGAACTCTGACGCATGGTAGCTTTGAAATAACGAATATTAACAGTGTAAACGGTTTTTCGAAAGATGATCTGTTGATGTACTCTGCTCATGCTGAGGCTAATTCAAATCACCCCATAGCTCGGTCTATACTGAAACATTTCAAAAAGATAGATCATTCTCTTATAAAAAATTTTCATGAGCTGAATGGATTTGGCGTAACCTGCTCGATAAATGGGAAACTCGTCCATGTAGGAAACGACAAACTTCTTCACAGAGAAAATATTCCCCATCCAGAAACTGTTTGCAAACTTGACGAGAAATCAACTGTCCATGTTTCAGTAAATAGACTGTATGCAGGGAACATTTTGCTTGCGGACAAACTAAAAGAAAGTTCCAGAAAAACAGTTGATTTACTCAAAAGCAAAGGATTATCAGTTTACATGTTAACAGGGGACAATGAAAGCGCCGCAAGAGAGATTGCAGAAAGACTTTCAAACATAGATTATTACTCTGAATTGCTCCCCGAAAACAAAATAGATATTCTTGAGAAAAAGATATTAAAAAGCGGAAAAACAGCGTTTGTTGGAGATGGTATAAATGATACTCCAGCACTTGCTCGAGCAGATGTTGGAATAGCAATGAACGGTTTTGGCAACGATGCTGTTGTTGAGATAGCAGATGTGGTTATCATGGGAGCTGAACCAATTAAGATTGTGGAATCTATAAATATAGCCAGAATGACCAAGAAAATAGTACTTGAAAATATCTTTTTTGCGATCACAATAAAACTGCTATTTATGTTTTTTGCTATAACAGGTAAAGCAACCATGTGGCAGGGAGTTTTTGCAGATACCGGCGTGGCACTTTTATGCGTGCTTAACTCGCTAAGAGTACTTTTCTCGAGAAAAACAGAAATTTGATTAATGTGCGGCCCCAATGGGGCCGCATCGCTCATCCCAATCTCCATATATCGTATGGCGAGTTCAAATAGTGCAGAAAAATTTTCGATGTATGAGATTTAGCAATTTCCCTGAAAATATACATTGATGGTCTTGGAATGAACTTCTTAGTATTGTAATCGGTTTCAGCAAGTCCAAATCGCATATGATAACCTCGCGCCCACTCATAGTTATCCACTATCGACCAGTGAAGATATCCAGCAACATCCACTCCTTCTTCAATTGCCTTTTCTGTTGCATAAAGATGTCCCACCAGATAATAAGGTCTGAGACAATCTCTGAAATCTGCTATACCATTTTCACTCACAATTATCGGTAATTTATAGTGTTCATACATCTGCTTGAGAACCTTGAGCAAACCTTCTGGATATATTTCCCATCCAAAATCACTCACTGGTCTCATGTCTCTTGAATAACCGCCAGCTTGGCAGTTGTATCCAAACCCTTCAACTATCGTCCAGTCAAGAGAAACCGGGCCAAAATTTATGGATTCTGTTCTTTTTATTACAGTTCTGGTGTAATAATTCACACCAAGAAAATCAAGCTTATTTTTCATATCTTCTCTTTGCTGAAAGAAAATCTTTCCAGAATGAATCATATCCAGAAAAGAATAATTCATTAATTGTGTGGCATTTTCTTCAATTTCTCTATCATTGTCGATAGATTCATACACAGACGCCGAATAGATTATTCCAACGGGTTTTTTACTGATTGCTTTAATGGCGTCGTAAGCCCTCGCATGAGCTTCTGCCTGGTTCAAAAGGCTGTTCATGTACATTTGTGGATCAAAATAGGATGGTGGAAAACCAAATCTACTCATTATATATCCCATCTGGCTTACAACATTCGGCTCATTCATTGTACTGTACATATCTACCAGATCATCGAATTTCCAGGCTATATAAGCAGCAAACTTGGCAAATTCGATCACCGTTTTTTTGTTAACCCAGCCTGTTCTTTCCGTTGATTTCCCCCTATGCACTGCCACAGGGTCATGTATCCATAGTGGAAGCGTGAAATGAGATAAATTGAGGATTACTTTCAAGCCACGATCTTTCATGTCTTTCAAAATAGATCTGTAATGATCCACGGCATTTTTATCCGCCAGTTCGTCAAGTTCTTTAAGTGCCTCATGAGTTACCCCAATTTCAGTTATCTGTTCATCACCTTTTACCTGGACAG is a window of Pseudothermotoga elfii DSM 9442 = NBRC 107921 DNA encoding:
- a CDS encoding L-fucose/L-arabinose isomerase family protein produces the protein MKALKKVRIGAIGARPGAFNTVRFSEKLLEQMNISVETIDLSEVIFKVDEISDDNDRVIEKIKTMKNIYHTQIVPDSALVSIAKLSVIIEEWISENDLDATAIQCWTILEKKLHITPCAVMSMMSEKLKPSACEVDVMGALSMYILQSASGKPSALVDWNNNYLENEVMLFHCGNFPPSLYESVEIRYADVIGTTVGNQNAYGACAGKIKSGPFTFLRLSTEDINGSVKGYVGEGEILSQNPKTFGSRGIAKISNLDGLMNYICLEGFEHHVAINLSRIAKSIKEALERYMDIKIYLHK
- a CDS encoding ArsR/SmtB family transcription factor → MRKNKNTCSIEKIHNKTVKSVLEKLEDEETVYNMATLFSTFSDSTRLKILLCLSRAKLCSCDISAAVNISKSATSHQMRILKMTKLVKAERKGKQIFYSLSDEHVSILLQAALEHVKEGKK
- a CDS encoding heavy metal translocating P-type ATPase; the encoded protein is MKKRYEIKNLHCPDCAAKIENALKNSEGVKKATLNFSLGTLDIECEEFVDVKKIIKSVEENVEISDEKNHNKHKQLTFIILSSALLVLSLITGIWYFAIVSYLISGADVIKKSISNIRKRSFLDENFLMSVATIGAILLKEFPEAAAVMVFYKTGEYFQDLAVDKSRKSIKSLIESTPKHAWLVSGSQLLETDPQKLEPGQIVLVKPGEKVPADGIVVEGDAYIDSSPITGEFIPRHVAISDSVLAGTIVRESSLKIKVTKKYSDSSMANILKLVESASERKAKTERFITTFARYYTPAVVITAALISFLIPVILNESFNQWIYRGLILLVISCPCALVLAIPLTYFAGIGKSSKRGILIKGASYLDTLANIKNIVFDKTGTLTHGSFEITNINSVNGFSKDDLLMYSAHAEANSNHPIARSILKHFKKIDHSLIKNFHELNGFGVTCSINGKLVHVGNDKLLHRENIPHPETVCKLDEKSTVHVSVNRLYAGNILLADKLKESSRKTVDLLKSKGLSVYMLTGDNESAAREIAERLSNIDYYSELLPENKIDILEKKILKSGKTAFVGDGINDTPALARADVGIAMNGFGNDAVVEIADVVIMGAEPIKIVESINIARMTKKIVLENIFFAITIKLLFMFFAITGKATMWQGVFADTGVALLCVLNSLRVLFSRKTEI
- the bgaS gene encoding beta-galactosidase BgaS, with protein sequence MFPEKFLFGASMAGFQVEMGCEKEDVDLNTDWFVWVREPENIITGAVSGHLPEYGVGYWRNYANLHQLAVDFGMNALRINIEWSRIFPKETFSISVQVKGDEQITEIGVTHEALKELDELADKNAVDHYRSILKDMKDRGLKVILNLSHFTLPLWIHDPVAVHRGKSTERTGWVNKKTVIEFAKFAAYIAWKFDDLVDMYSTMNEPNVVSQMGYIMSRFGFPPSYFDPQMYMNSLLNQAEAHARAYDAIKAISKKPVGIIYSASVYESIDNDREIEENATQLMNYSFLDMIHSGKIFFQQREDMKNKLDFLGVNYYTRTVIKRTESINFGPVSLDWTIVEGFGYNCQAGGYSRDMRPVSDFGWEIYPEGLLKVLKQMYEHYKLPIIVSENGIADFRDCLRPYYLVGHLYATEKAIEEGVDVAGYLHWSIVDNYEWARGYHMRFGLAETDYNTKKFIPRPSMYIFREIAKSHTSKIFLHYLNSPYDIWRLG